TCCGAAATAATAAAATCCTTGCGCAGCAGCGGCACTTTGGTGATTTGCCGGGCCGCGGTGAGGTACTCCGGCGCCCCGCCGAAAAATTGCCGGTCAGTCAATACAGAAATCGCGTCCACCTCGGCATTCTGGTAAGCCCGCACAATCTCCGCCAGATTAAAATCCTCTTTAATAATACCCCGGGAAGGGGACCGTCTTTTAACCTCGGCTATCAGCGCCACCTGGCCGGGCCGCCGCAGCGCGGCGGTAAAGCCGCGACATTGCATTGCTGGTGATGACAGCGTATCGCCAAGCCGTTCCTTTATTTCCCGCAGCGGCAGCAGCCGTCGGCTTTCCGTCACTTCTTCCTTTTTATGCCGCAAAATCTTATCTAAAATACCGCCGTGCACGGGTGCGGCCATCACGCTCATAGCCCGGCCACCCTGGCTTTCCGACATCCAACGGTAAAATCAATCATATCCTGAAGTTTGGCCCGGGCTAAGCCATGGTCAATACTTCGAGCGGCTAATTGTACACCTTCGGCAAATTCACAAGCCAGCCCGGCCGCCATCAGTCCCAGACCTGCATTCATCAAAACCGCGTCCCGGCGGGGACCGGTCTCACCTTCTAAAATACTCCGCACAATGGCTGCGTTTTCTTCCGGGGAGCCGCCGGACAGCTTTTCGATACCCGCCTCTGTAAAACCGTAAGCCAACGGATCAATAGAATATTCTTTAATAATGCCGTTATTAACTTCACCAACCAATGCAGGCCCGAACGGGGACATTTCATCCAACCCACCGGCGCCGTGTATCACAAAAGCCCGCTCCGCGCCCAGGCGCAGCAGCACCTCGGTCAGCACATGCACCAGTGTGGGGCTGTATACCCCCAACACCTGAGCTTTGGCCCCGGCCGGGTTGGTCAGCGGGCCGAGGATATTAAACACCGTCCTAAAACCCAGCTCCCGGCGTGGTGCGGCGGCGTATTTCATAGCGCCATGCAGTGACGGAGCGTATAAAAAGGCTATGCCCACTTCATCCAAGCAGGCCGAAACCTCATCCGGCTCAAGATCCAGATTTACCCCCAGCGCCTCCAACACATCGGCGCTGCCGCACCGGCTTGACACGGAGCGGTTACCGTGCTTAGCCACCTTAACGCCCGACCCGGCCAGCACCAGCGCGGCAACAGTGGAAATATTAAATGTATTGGCCCCGTCTCCACCCGTGCCACAGGTATCCACCAGCAAAGGATGCCTGGTGGATACCGGCGTGGCTTTGCTGCGCATCACCCGGGCAAATCCGGTAATTTCAGCGATGGTTTCTCCTTTTAACTTGAGCGCTGTGAGCAATCCGGCAATCTGGGCCTGGGTGGCCCGGCCGTCCATAACCTGTTCCATGGCCTGCATAGCCTCAGACTCACTAAAATCCTGCCCCGCCACTACCTTTTGCAATAATTCCTTTAGCACTCAGCTCTCCTCCTCTCAGCTAACAAAGGACCCTAAAAGTGGTTTTAAATTGCGACTGATTACCATTTTCCTTCAGCAGCATAGCATTTAACATTATAGCGAAGTTAATCAAATTCCCAGACTCCCACTTCTATAAGTAATAATTCCTATTCTTACTTATAGAAGTGGGGTAGAATCCCCATCTGAAACCACGATGTTTAGCTAACTAAACAAGTTCACTATGTTAGTTATTTTAGTTCAAGTTAGTTTAAGTTAGTTTAAGCCTGACCCCTTTAAAAAGTTGGCCAGCAGTTCCATGCCGTATTCGCTGAGCATGGATTCGGGGTGGAATTGTACCCCCTCTACCGGCAATTCGCGGTGCCTGAGGCCCATAATTTCCCCGCTATCGGTCCAGGCGGTCACCTCCAGACAGTCCGGCAGCGTCTCCTTTTCCACCACCAGCGAATGGTAGCGCACTACTTTAAACGGTGATGGCAGGCCGGTGTATATAGACTTGCCATCGTGGTGGATTAGGGATATCTTGCCATGCATCGGTACTTTAGCCCGTACCACTCTGCCGCCGAAGGCGCGGCCGATGGCCTGCAGTCCCAGACATACTCCCAGTATGGGCCAGTGTCCGGCGCAGTTCCGCACGGCTTGGATAATGATACCGGCGTCATCGGGCAAGCCCGGCCCCGGTGATAGAACCAGGTAATCGGGGCGCAGCTCCAGCATTTGAGCGACGCTAATGGCATCGTTGCGCCGCACGTTTACCGATTCCCCCAGCATAGACAGGTACTGCACCAGATTGTAGGTAAATGAATCGTAATTATCAATCATTAACAGCATGGTAAGCCAGCCTTTCCGTCAGCCAAGTTATTACAAAACAACTAATTTGGAAAATTAAACGACAATAAGTATAACCAAACTGAGTAACATGGGGAATGATTTTAATAAGACTCGTTGTTAGCATTTAATATAATCATCGTTAAAAAACGCAAAAAACCGGCACTCAAATGAGCGCCGGTCATATAACATCCGTCGTTACTCATCTCAGCTCAACTCAAATAAAAATAAACTCTACTCTACTAAACTCAACTAAATTAAGGGTAATATTTATTGTTAATTGAATATACTACTTATCTTAGCAGCTGTCAAGATGCCATATACTAAAAATCACGGTATCGTCAAAGTCATTATATTGGTCAACATTTAGTGTTTAATAGAATTTATCTCATCTATATATTGTGAAAAATTCAACTTTGACGGGGCCCTGTGCTGAAAATAATTTGTCATTTACCAAGCTAATCAGCCGCCGGTATAAATGTATCCTTCACGCCCAACGCCTTGAACATGGCCCGAGCTTTGTTGGCTATTTCCGCACATTCGCTTCGCGGACGAGAGTCGGCGACAATACCTGCCCCGGCTTGGATATATACAGTATTATCTTTAATTACCAGCGTACGAATGGCGATAGCTGTATCCATGTTGCCGTTAAAGCCCAGGTAACCGACGGCACCGGCGTAGACGCCCCGGCGGTAAGGCTCCAGCTCATCAATAATTTCCATGGCCCTGACCTTGGGAGCACCGCTCACCGTACCGGCCGGAAAACAGGCGGCCAGCGCGGCCGGCGCACTGATACCGGACGGCAGCTTACCCTCGACCCGGGAGACAATATGCATAACATGGGAGAAATATTCAATATCCATAAACCGGGGCACTTTTACCGTGCCCGGCAGACAAACCCGTCCCAAATCATTGCGCCCCAAATCAACCAGCATTAGATGTTCCGCCCTTTCCTTCTCATCAGCCAGCAGTTCCCCGGCCAACTGCCCATCCCGCGCCGGACTATTTCCCCGGGGACGGGTTCCGGCAATGGGGCAGGTAGTCATAATACCGTTTTCCACTCGCACCAGCATTTCCGGTGAAGAGCCAATCACCTTGATACCTCCCACGTTTAAGTAATACATGTACGGAGAAGGATTAACGCTTCTCAGTCGCCGGTATACCGCCAGGTCATCGCCTTCAAAACCTACGCTGTAACGCCGCGATAACACCACCTGGATAACGTCGCCGGAGCGGATATATTCCAGAACCCGCTCCGCTCGCCGACAAAAAGCATCATCGGACAAATCCACGTCAATTTCTCCCCGCAGGGTAAATTGCCCCGGGAGAGGCAGCGGTTTAGCCAAAGCCGCACGCATGCGGGCCAGTTTTCGCACAGCCCGGTCATATATCACAGCCGGATCATTTCCGTCCTGCGGATAATTCACTACTAAAGTTACGGTATGACGCACATGGTCGAAAATAGCCACTACCCCGGGGAAAAATTGCAGGCAATCGGGCAGGTTCAGTTTGTCTTGGGGTACACCAGGTAAATTTTCCAAAGAACGCACCGCATCATAGGCCATATAGCCCACCGCGCCGCCATAAAAGCGCGGCAGTTCTTGCAACGGCGGCACCCGGTAGATTTGCAATAAATTTGCCAATGTTTTAAATGGCGGGCCGTCTGCCGATTTGATTACCGAGTCGGAATAGATAATCTTTCCCCGGCCGCCAGTGGACTCGAAGATCAGCAGCGGGTCCAGCGCAATAAATGAATACCGCCCCAGGTGCTGCCCTCCTTCCACGCTTTCCAGCAGGCAGGCGGTTCCGTTTTGAGCCAGTTTGATAAATACGGAGATAGGGGTCTCAGTATCAGCGATAAATTCCGTAAATACCGGTACTAAATTATATTGACGGGCCAAAATCAGATAATCTTGCAAACCGGGCTTAATCATATTTTGCCTCCTTAATGCTTATGAGCGCCTTGCCACTGCTAATGTGCCGTTCATATAGTTTCACCATATAGCAGCATCACCGACATAAATATAATGCTGATTGTCCAGGCTACTGTAAACAACCACAGGCCGGTATATAAGAATCGGCTAAGGTGACGCCACAGTAATTATCTGCAATGTTAGACCTTGCATAGAACAAACCGGTTAAACGCAAAAAACGGCACTCAAATGAGTGCCGCCTTCTTTTAGCGTGACAACAATACTCATCTAAGCTCAACTAAAAAACTTTGCTCTGCTCAACTCTACTCACATATAGATATTGCGCTTTATAAAAAGTATAATATAGATTAAACACATAGGTTGTCAATAAGTATTAATGGGTTATATCATAAAAACATCGCTGCTTATCTAATTAGTGTTATTATAAGTATGTAATTGGAGCGCAAAACATGTTAACAACATATTTGCTGGTTATTAATCTTATTTCCTTCGGCCTTTTCGGATTGGACAAGTATCGCGCCCGGCACCGGCTGTTTCGGATTCCCAAAAGAACGCTGTTTATAATCGCCTTAGCAGGCGGAACAATCGGGACACTGGCCGGCATCTACCTTTTTCGCCATAAAACCAGACACCTTGCATTTACTATAGGTATACCTTCTATTATGCTGTTGCAAATATTGTTAGCCCTTTATTTTTATCTTTGCCATTAACCCTCATGCTGAAGAGATACCGGGGATTAAGGTATATCGCCCGGTTTTGGAACTGCCTCAAATACCCGGGCCGGCAGTAATTTAACTGTTAAAAAATCGCCGGTGGCTCCGGCGATTTTTATTAAGACAAACTTTACTGCACAAGCACTTTATGTTAAATTTCAAGTGCCCGGCACCTATTTGTTTTTTTGCGCATTGTTCTTTTCCGGGTCGAGCTCTTTAGTCAAGGGATTGGCAAATTCGTAGTTAAAGCTCTCTTTCTTTCCCTTCTTAAATTTATCTTTATTCTTGTTCACCGTATCCCTCCTTTCTTGATGTAATTATGACAAAATAAACGATTATTATACCTTAAAGCGCAACGGATAAAAATTTTTTTATTTTACTCTATTATGGTAAAATACATAAATATAAAAATCATAGGAGGATTGCTGCATGATCGACCCCGTAGCCATACAATTAGGCCCTTTGTCAATCAGGTGGTACGGCGTTATCATGGCCGCCGCTTTTTTGTCGGGCATTGGACTGGCTTGTAACAGAGCCCGGCGGAACAACCTCGACCCCAACCACATTCTAAATATGGTCACCCTGATTATACCGGCTTCCATTATCGGCGCCCGGCTTTATTATGTTTTATTTACCTGGGAGAATTACCGGTTAGAGCCGTTGGAAGCGCTGGCCATCTGGCACGGCGGTCTGGCCATTCACGGCGGTATTATCGGTGGACTGCTGGCCGGGTTATTTTATGTACACCGCTACGGTATTTCCCCCTGGCAAACCGCGGACATATTAGCACCCAGTTTGATATTGGGACAGGCCATCGGACGCTGGGGCAACTTTATTAACCAGGAAGCCCACGGCGGACCGGTAACTGAGCAGTTTATCAGTCATTTTCCGGCCTTCATAAAGAATCAAATGTTTATCGAGGGACAATATTATCACCCCACTTTTCTTTACGAATCTATTTGGAATCTTGCCGTGTTTATCATTCTTATCTGGCGATGGCCCCATAAAAAGGCGCATGGTGAAATTGCCTTTTTGTATCTTATTCTATATTCCGCCGGGCGATTTTTTGTTGAGTCGCTGCGCACCGACAGTTTAATGCTTGGCCCCATACGAGTAGCCCAATTGATTAGCATTGTACTAATACTGGCAGGTACGGCGGGTATATACATACTGCGCAAAAAAAATCCGGCTCATTAAGATCAAAATTAAAAAAA
This genomic interval from Desulfoscipio sp. XC116 contains the following:
- the trpD gene encoding anthranilate phosphoribosyltransferase; this encodes MLKELLQKVVAGQDFSESEAMQAMEQVMDGRATQAQIAGLLTALKLKGETIAEITGFARVMRSKATPVSTRHPLLVDTCGTGGDGANTFNISTVAALVLAGSGVKVAKHGNRSVSSRCGSADVLEALGVNLDLEPDEVSACLDEVGIAFLYAPSLHGAMKYAAAPRRELGFRTVFNILGPLTNPAGAKAQVLGVYSPTLVHVLTEVLLRLGAERAFVIHGAGGLDEMSPFGPALVGEVNNGIIKEYSIDPLAYGFTEAGIEKLSGGSPEENAAIVRSILEGETGPRRDAVLMNAGLGLMAAGLACEFAEGVQLAARSIDHGLARAKLQDMIDFTVGCRKARVAGL
- a CDS encoding aminodeoxychorismate/anthranilate synthase component II, which translates into the protein MLLMIDNYDSFTYNLVQYLSMLGESVNVRRNDAISVAQMLELRPDYLVLSPGPGLPDDAGIIIQAVRNCAGHWPILGVCLGLQAIGRAFGGRVVRAKVPMHGKISLIHHDGKSIYTGLPSPFKVVRYHSLVVEKETLPDCLEVTAWTDSGEIMGLRHRELPVEGVQFHPESMLSEYGMELLANFLKGSGLN
- the trpE gene encoding anthranilate synthase component I; protein product: MIKPGLQDYLILARQYNLVPVFTEFIADTETPISVFIKLAQNGTACLLESVEGGQHLGRYSFIALDPLLIFESTGGRGKIIYSDSVIKSADGPPFKTLANLLQIYRVPPLQELPRFYGGAVGYMAYDAVRSLENLPGVPQDKLNLPDCLQFFPGVVAIFDHVRHTVTLVVNYPQDGNDPAVIYDRAVRKLARMRAALAKPLPLPGQFTLRGEIDVDLSDDAFCRRAERVLEYIRSGDVIQVVLSRRYSVGFEGDDLAVYRRLRSVNPSPYMYYLNVGGIKVIGSSPEMLVRVENGIMTTCPIAGTRPRGNSPARDGQLAGELLADEKERAEHLMLVDLGRNDLGRVCLPGTVKVPRFMDIEYFSHVMHIVSRVEGKLPSGISAPAALAACFPAGTVSGAPKVRAMEIIDELEPYRRGVYAGAVGYLGFNGNMDTAIAIRTLVIKDNTVYIQAGAGIVADSRPRSECAEIANKARAMFKALGVKDTFIPAAD
- a CDS encoding DUF1294 domain-containing protein, with translation MLTTYLLVINLISFGLFGLDKYRARHRLFRIPKRTLFIIALAGGTIGTLAGIYLFRHKTRHLAFTIGIPSIMLLQILLALYFYLCH
- the lgt gene encoding prolipoprotein diacylglyceryl transferase: MIDPVAIQLGPLSIRWYGVIMAAAFLSGIGLACNRARRNNLDPNHILNMVTLIIPASIIGARLYYVLFTWENYRLEPLEALAIWHGGLAIHGGIIGGLLAGLFYVHRYGISPWQTADILAPSLILGQAIGRWGNFINQEAHGGPVTEQFISHFPAFIKNQMFIEGQYYHPTFLYESIWNLAVFIILIWRWPHKKAHGEIAFLYLILYSAGRFFVESLRTDSLMLGPIRVAQLISIVLILAGTAGIYILRKKNPAH